In Sedimenticola thiotaurini, the following proteins share a genomic window:
- a CDS encoding YdcF family protein yields the protein MDQEIVWALKTLLLPPGILVLLGLLGLILAGRLIGKLLLFTTLAALYLLSTPYISGQLMANLETISALTRDQIRSTDAQAIVVLGAGRREAAPEYGGQDTANSLLLERLRYAAWLSRNTGLPLITSGGSLHSSGPSEATIGRAVLEGEFGVKVMLTEDRSHTTREQALILKPLLEQHNIHKILLVTHAWHMLRALDVFEAAGIRVQPAPTAFAHGPSERASYYDWLPTERAFRDSYFALHEQLGRAWYRLLD from the coding sequence ATGGATCAGGAGATTGTCTGGGCCCTGAAAACCCTGTTACTGCCACCCGGCATACTGGTACTGCTGGGGCTACTGGGCCTGATACTGGCCGGCCGACTGATCGGCAAGCTGTTGCTGTTCACCACCCTGGCAGCGCTCTATCTGCTATCAACCCCCTACATTTCCGGCCAGTTGATGGCCAACCTGGAAACCATATCCGCGCTCACCAGAGACCAGATCCGCAGCACGGACGCCCAGGCGATCGTGGTACTGGGCGCCGGTCGCCGGGAAGCGGCGCCAGAGTATGGTGGCCAGGATACCGCCAACTCCCTGCTTCTGGAGCGCCTGCGCTACGCCGCCTGGCTATCCCGTAACACCGGCCTGCCGTTGATCACCAGTGGCGGCTCACTACACAGCAGTGGGCCCAGCGAGGCCACTATTGGCCGGGCCGTACTGGAGGGTGAGTTTGGGGTCAAAGTGATGCTCACCGAGGATCGAAGCCACACCACCCGGGAGCAGGCGCTGATCCTGAAACCGCTGTTGGAGCAACACAATATCCACAAGATCCTGCTGGTGACCCACGCCTGGCACATGCTGCGCGCCCTGGATGTGTTCGAGGCGGCCGGCATCCGGGTTCAGCCGGCACCGACGGCATTCGCCCACGGCCCGAGCGAGCGCGCCAGCTACTACGACTGGCTGCCCACAGAAAGGGCTTTCCGGGACAGCTATTTCGCCCTGCATGAACAGCTGGGACGGGCCTGGTATCGACTGCTGGACTGA
- the lipA gene encoding lipoyl synthase, whose amino-acid sequence MSKLEDYNAPSRATPETHQRGSEKLARIPVKVEPTREMPRKPAWIRVKMPSGERVSQIKQILRQSKLSSVCEEAACPNLGECFSHGTATFMIMGDICTRRCPFCDVAHGKPKPLDPQEPIELAEAVKAMQLRYVVITSVDRDDLRDGGAGHFVDCITALRDTNPETRIEILVPDFRGRIDVALDAFAETRPDVFNHNLETIPRLYRQARPGADYQGSLDLLARFKERHPEVQTKSGLMLGLGETTEEVLAVMRDLRDHQVNMLTLGQYLQPSRDHLPVDRFVTPREFDQLRQQGEAMGFSNVASGPLVRSSYHADLQANPLLDRDHKE is encoded by the coding sequence ATGAGTAAACTTGAAGATTACAACGCCCCATCACGGGCCACCCCGGAGACCCACCAGCGCGGCAGTGAGAAGCTGGCCAGAATTCCCGTCAAAGTCGAACCGACCCGGGAGATGCCCCGTAAGCCGGCCTGGATCCGGGTGAAGATGCCCAGCGGCGAACGGGTCAGCCAGATCAAGCAGATCCTGCGCCAGAGCAAACTCAGCTCGGTGTGCGAAGAGGCCGCCTGCCCCAACCTGGGAGAGTGCTTCAGCCACGGCACCGCCACTTTCATGATCATGGGCGATATCTGCACCCGGCGCTGCCCATTCTGCGACGTGGCCCACGGCAAACCAAAGCCGTTAGATCCCCAGGAGCCGATCGAACTGGCTGAAGCGGTGAAGGCGATGCAGTTGCGCTACGTGGTGATCACTTCGGTCGACCGGGACGATCTGCGGGACGGCGGGGCCGGCCACTTCGTTGACTGCATAACCGCACTGCGTGACACCAATCCGGAGACCCGTATCGAGATCCTGGTACCCGATTTTCGGGGCCGCATTGATGTGGCGCTGGATGCCTTCGCGGAGACCCGGCCAGACGTGTTCAACCACAACCTGGAGACTATTCCCCGACTCTACCGCCAGGCGCGACCGGGGGCCGACTACCAGGGTTCGCTGGACCTGCTGGCCCGTTTCAAGGAGCGCCACCCCGAGGTACAGACCAAATCCGGCTTGATGCTGGGCCTGGGCGAGACTACCGAGGAGGTGCTGGCTGTCATGCGGGACCTGCGCGACCACCAGGTCAATATGCTGACCCTGGGTCAGTATCTACAACCCAGCCGGGACCACCTGCCGGTGGACCGGTTCGTCACACCACGAGAGTTCGACCAGTTGCGTCAGCAGGGCGAAGCGATGGGCTTTTCCAACGTGGCCAGTGGCCCGCTGGTGCGCTCCTCCTATCACGCCGATCTGCAGGCCAACCCACTACTCGACCGCGATCACAAGGAGTAA
- the lipB gene encoding lipoyl(octanoyl) transferase LipB produces MGSRPALPPLIRELGRQSYEPVWQEMQTFTNNRDADTRDEIWLVEHPPVFTLGQAGKPEHLLNPGDIPVIKTDRGGQVTYHGPGQLVAYLLLNLRHYGLGVRQLVTLIEQSIVDLLQTYGIDSRARPDAPGVYVNGSKIAALGLRVRHGCSFHGLSLNVDMELEPFNRINPCGYPGLQVTQLRELTDPEPLFTVGQRLASHILGRLGYNQHQQTTGDNRSHE; encoded by the coding sequence ATGGGCAGTCGTCCTGCCCTGCCGCCGCTGATCCGTGAACTCGGCCGGCAATCCTACGAGCCGGTCTGGCAGGAGATGCAAACCTTTACCAACAATCGGGATGCGGACACCCGGGATGAGATCTGGCTGGTGGAGCATCCACCGGTCTTCACCCTGGGACAGGCCGGCAAACCGGAACACCTGCTCAACCCGGGTGACATCCCGGTGATCAAAACCGACCGGGGCGGCCAGGTCACCTACCACGGCCCGGGACAGCTGGTCGCCTATCTGCTGCTCAATCTGCGCCACTACGGCCTGGGGGTGCGCCAACTGGTCACCCTGATCGAGCAAAGCATTGTGGATCTGTTACAGACTTACGGGATCGACTCCAGGGCGCGCCCGGACGCGCCCGGCGTCTACGTGAACGGCAGCAAGATTGCGGCACTTGGCTTGCGGGTGCGGCACGGCTGCAGTTTTCACGGCCTGAGCCTGAATGTGGACATGGAGCTGGAGCCTTTTAACCGTATCAACCCCTGTGGCTATCCCGGCCTTCAGGTGACGCAACTGCGCGAACTGACCGACCCCGAGCCCCTGTTTACCGTGGGTCAGCGGCTGGCCAGCCACATTTTGGGCCGACTCGGCTACAATCAACACCAACAGACCACAGGCGATAACCGTTCCCATGAGTAA
- a CDS encoding YbeD family protein produces MKQERDTLLEFPCQFSVKAMGLASHPDFEALITEIVATHVPDLPGDACRSRASSNGKYLSVTVTFQATSKAQLDAIYYALTDHDDVVMSL; encoded by the coding sequence ATGAAACAAGAACGCGACACACTGCTGGAGTTCCCCTGCCAATTCTCCGTCAAGGCGATGGGGCTCGCCAGCCACCCGGACTTCGAGGCCCTGATCACCGAGATCGTTGCCACCCATGTACCGGATCTACCCGGCGATGCCTGCCGCAGCCGGGCCAGCAGCAATGGAAAATACCTGTCCGTCACAGTCACTTTCCAGGCCACCAGCAAGGCCCAGCTGGATGCAATCTATTACGCCCTCACCGACCATGACGACGTGGTGATGAGTCTCTGA
- a CDS encoding D-amino acid aminotransferase, translating into MAGVGHNRSPAGPPEIYLNGRFLPPDEGKISVMDRGFLFGDGVYEVIPCYAGRLFRLEHHLQRLDNSLHGIRMPNPLDRAQWQAILERLIAQLPGADQSIYLQITRGSSGRREHAIPSGIEPTVFAMTQPAVYPDATTLATGIKAITLDDTRWKHCDIKAITLLANVLLRSEAKDRGAAEAILIRDGFAIEGAASNLFIVQAGQIITPPKSDHLLPGITRDLVLELAQQHQLPCRESPISRQMLDRADEVWVTSSSKEVTAVVELDGHPVGNGRPGPIYGRMARFYSDYKALLQTGRLASGMT; encoded by the coding sequence ATGGCTGGAGTAGGCCACAACCGCAGCCCGGCTGGACCGCCGGAGATCTATCTGAATGGCCGTTTTCTGCCCCCCGATGAGGGTAAGATTTCGGTCATGGATCGGGGTTTTCTGTTCGGTGACGGCGTCTACGAAGTGATTCCCTGCTACGCCGGACGCCTGTTTCGGCTGGAGCACCACCTGCAGCGTCTGGACAACAGCCTGCACGGTATCCGCATGCCCAATCCCCTGGACCGGGCGCAATGGCAGGCGATACTGGAACGGCTGATCGCCCAGTTGCCGGGGGCCGATCAATCGATCTATCTGCAGATCACCCGCGGCTCCAGCGGGCGGCGGGAACACGCAATTCCCAGCGGGATCGAGCCGACCGTGTTCGCCATGACCCAACCGGCAGTCTATCCGGACGCCACCACCCTGGCGACCGGTATCAAGGCGATCACCCTGGATGACACCCGTTGGAAACACTGCGATATCAAGGCGATCACCCTGCTGGCCAATGTGCTCCTGCGTAGCGAGGCAAAAGACCGCGGGGCAGCGGAGGCGATCCTGATCCGGGACGGTTTTGCCATCGAGGGGGCAGCCAGCAACCTGTTTATCGTCCAGGCCGGCCAGATCATCACCCCGCCCAAGAGCGATCACTTGCTACCGGGAATCACCCGCGACCTGGTGCTGGAACTGGCACAACAACACCAGCTCCCCTGCCGTGAAAGCCCGATCAGCCGGCAGATGCTGGACCGTGCAGACGAGGTCTGGGTGACCAGCTCCAGCAAGGAGGTGACGGCGGTGGTGGAACTGGATGGGCACCCGGTTGGAAATGGTCGGCCCGGCCCCATATACGGGCGCATGGCCCGCTTTTACAGTGACTACAAGGCCCTGCTTCAGACGGGCCGGTTAGCATCCGGAATGACATGA
- a CDS encoding D-alanyl-D-alanine carboxypeptidase family protein: protein MLIDFDSGYVLAENNAEQRLEPASLTKIMTAYVVMKEIEAGQVTLQDQVLVSKKAWRTPGSRMFIEVGKKVSLEDLLKGMIIQSGNDASVALAEHIAGSEETFANLMNDHARRLGMVNTHFVNSTGLPADEHYTTPRDIAQVARATIREFPELYKWYATKEFTFNNIKQHNRNKLLWRDDAVDGVKTGHTEAAGYCLVASAQKDGMRLISVVMGTKSEDARARESQSLLNYGFRFYETHRLYGAGEKLTTTRVWKGSQEQLRLGLTRDLYITIPRGQYQNLNAGMQLEPQIIAPVSPGQPLGKLNISLAGETVVEEDLVALDPIEEGGLMQTVKDTVLLWLE from the coding sequence CTGCTGATCGATTTTGACAGCGGCTATGTGCTGGCAGAGAACAATGCGGAGCAGCGACTGGAGCCGGCCAGCCTGACCAAAATCATGACCGCCTACGTGGTCATGAAAGAGATCGAGGCGGGCCAGGTGACCCTGCAGGATCAGGTACTGGTGAGCAAAAAGGCCTGGCGCACGCCGGGCTCGCGCATGTTTATCGAGGTGGGCAAAAAAGTCTCCCTGGAAGATCTGCTCAAGGGCATGATTATCCAGTCCGGCAACGATGCCAGTGTTGCGCTGGCTGAACACATTGCCGGCAGCGAGGAGACCTTCGCCAACCTGATGAACGACCACGCCCGACGCCTGGGGATGGTGAATACCCACTTCGTCAACAGCACCGGCCTGCCGGCCGACGAGCACTACACCACACCGCGGGACATCGCCCAGGTGGCCCGCGCCACCATCCGGGAGTTTCCAGAACTCTACAAGTGGTACGCCACCAAGGAGTTCACCTTCAACAATATCAAGCAGCACAACCGCAACAAGCTGTTGTGGCGCGATGATGCGGTGGACGGGGTCAAGACCGGCCATACCGAAGCCGCCGGCTACTGTCTGGTGGCGTCGGCCCAGAAAGATGGCATGCGCCTCATCTCGGTGGTTATGGGAACCAAAAGCGAGGATGCCCGGGCCAGGGAGAGCCAATCCCTGCTCAACTACGGCTTCCGCTTCTACGAGACCCACCGACTCTACGGTGCCGGTGAGAAACTGACCACCACCCGGGTCTGGAAGGGCAGTCAGGAGCAGCTCCGCCTCGGTCTGACCCGGGATCTCTATATCACCATCCCCAGAGGCCAGTATCAGAATCTGAATGCCGGCATGCAGCTCGAGCCACAAATCATCGCACCGGTCAGCCCCGGCCAACCGTTGGGCAAACTGAACATCTCCCTGGCTGGCGAGACCGTGGTGGAAGAGGATCTGGTGGCACTGGACCCGATTGAGGAGGGCGGTCTGATGCAGACCGTCAAAGATACCGTCCTGCTATGGCTGGAGTAG
- a CDS encoding septal ring lytic transglycosylase RlpA family protein: protein MSLVTTNRSLLLALLCAGLLTACSGRAPVLSGSDSAPARRLDPNTIADATPRAEPKSTRGNPASYVVLGKRYYTLPSSRGYIERGIASWYGTKFHGRSTSSGEPYDMYAMTAAHKSLPLPTYVQVTNLRNGRSAIVKVNDRGPFHDNRLIDLSYAAATKLGIVAEGTGLVEVRALDPGTPTTPAESPVILANQASLPAPPALFVQVGAFSSRHNANQLSQRLAGSLSQQVRIQQVDNQGQRLYRVQIGPLASVEQVDELSQSLPRLGIMETQVIID, encoded by the coding sequence ATGTCTCTGGTCACGACAAACAGATCACTGCTCCTGGCTCTGCTCTGCGCCGGCCTGCTCACTGCCTGTTCAGGTCGTGCACCGGTACTGTCCGGCAGTGACAGCGCGCCGGCCCGTCGACTGGACCCCAACACCATCGCCGATGCCACGCCACGGGCGGAGCCGAAGAGCACGCGGGGCAACCCGGCCTCCTATGTGGTGCTGGGGAAACGCTACTATACGTTGCCCAGCAGTCGCGGTTATATCGAGCGTGGCATCGCCTCCTGGTATGGCACTAAATTTCACGGCCGCTCCACCAGCAGTGGTGAGCCGTATGACATGTATGCCATGACGGCCGCCCACAAAAGCCTGCCCCTGCCCACCTATGTGCAGGTGACCAACCTGCGTAACGGCCGCAGCGCCATTGTCAAAGTGAATGATCGCGGCCCGTTCCATGATAACCGGCTGATAGATCTCTCCTATGCCGCCGCCACCAAACTGGGCATCGTGGCCGAGGGCACCGGCCTGGTGGAGGTGCGGGCACTGGATCCGGGCACCCCGACGACTCCGGCGGAGTCCCCGGTGATCCTGGCCAACCAGGCCAGTCTGCCGGCACCGCCCGCCCTGTTCGTCCAGGTCGGCGCTTTCAGCAGCCGCCACAACGCCAACCAGCTGAGCCAACGCCTGGCGGGATCACTGAGCCAGCAGGTGCGCATCCAGCAAGTCGATAACCAGGGACAGCGGCTGTACCGGGTGCAGATCGGTCCGCTTGCCAGTGTCGAACAGGTGGATGAACTGAGCCAGAGCCTGCCCCGGCTGGGTATCATGGAGACCCAGGTGATCATCGACTGA
- the mltB gene encoding lytic murein transglycosylase B, whose amino-acid sequence MLKTLTRIGFLAILSCCTPLMASTPAADTEALLQELATEKGYAIEDLRRLLQGASRSQRVIDSLNRPAETIHTWKTYRPIFLKQNRIDAGVAFWKQHQETLERAEQTYGVPPEIIVAIIGVETFYGKRPGSISILDALYTQAYHYPKRYRFGRNQLKAFLQILMEEEMEPSMAVGSYAGAMGMPQFIPTSYLSYAVDFNGDGKRDIWSDTEDVIGSVANYFSKHNWRKGERVVLPANTVEAGQPFYIEPAQRTAKPATPLADLVAAGILTQPEPPLPADTLATVLHLQGAKGSEFWLGLNNFYVITRYNHSNLYAMAVYQLSQAIRSQKQGSGN is encoded by the coding sequence ATGCTAAAGACCCTGACAAGAATCGGCTTTCTGGCAATCCTGTCGTGCTGCACCCCGCTCATGGCCTCCACCCCGGCAGCCGACACGGAGGCACTGCTCCAGGAGCTGGCCACCGAGAAGGGCTATGCGATCGAAGACCTGCGCAGACTGCTGCAGGGAGCCAGCCGCAGCCAGCGGGTTATCGACAGCCTCAACCGTCCGGCCGAAACCATCCATACCTGGAAAACCTACCGGCCCATATTTCTCAAGCAGAACCGCATCGACGCGGGCGTCGCCTTCTGGAAGCAGCATCAGGAGACCCTGGAGCGGGCTGAACAGACCTACGGTGTTCCGCCGGAGATCATCGTTGCCATTATTGGAGTCGAAACCTTCTACGGAAAACGGCCAGGCAGTATCAGCATCCTTGATGCCCTCTACACCCAGGCCTACCACTATCCGAAACGCTACCGGTTCGGACGCAACCAGCTGAAGGCGTTCCTACAGATCCTGATGGAGGAGGAGATGGAGCCCAGCATGGCGGTTGGCTCCTACGCCGGCGCCATGGGAATGCCCCAGTTCATCCCCACCAGCTATCTCAGCTATGCGGTCGACTTCAACGGCGACGGCAAACGGGATATCTGGAGTGATACCGAGGATGTGATCGGCAGCGTGGCCAACTACTTCAGCAAACACAACTGGCGCAAAGGCGAGCGGGTCGTCCTGCCGGCCAATACCGTGGAGGCGGGCCAGCCTTTCTACATCGAACCGGCCCAGCGGACGGCAAAACCGGCTACCCCGCTGGCGGATCTGGTGGCGGCCGGCATCCTGACCCAGCCGGAGCCCCCACTCCCGGCCGATACCCTGGCGACCGTCCTGCATCTGCAAGGTGCCAAGGGGTCTGAATTCTGGCTCGGGCTGAATAACTTCTACGTCATCACCCGGTACAACCACAGCAACCTTTACGCCATGGCGGTCTACCAGCTGAGCCAGGCGATACGGTCACAAAAACAGGGGTCCGGGAACTGA
- the rodA gene encoding rod shape-determining protein RodA → MAHYKPSGLPESNPTRAEGLLADLHLDLPLLTGLILLCGFGLLVLYSASGQDMAIIERQVIRLGIAFAVMIAVAQVPPTTLRRWAPWLFGAGILMLIAVLVVGQVGKGAQRWLNLGLFRFQPSELVKLAVPMMIAWFLAEKSLPPRWNRLMIAGVMILVPVLLIARQPDLGTSLLVASAGIFVLFLAGLSWRFIGGMIITAIPISWVLWEWGMRDYQRNRVLTFLNPERDPLGTGYHIIQSKIAIGSGGLYGKGWLNGTQSYLDFLPEGTTDFIFAVLAEEFGFIGILLLLTLYLVIILRGLYIAAQAQDTFSRLLGGAVTMVFFVYLFVNTGMVSGILPVVGVPLPLISYGGTSLVTIMAGFGILMSIHTHRKLLPT, encoded by the coding sequence ATGGCCCATTACAAACCGAGTGGCCTGCCGGAATCCAACCCGACCCGTGCCGAGGGTCTGCTGGCCGATCTTCATCTGGACCTGCCCCTGCTGACCGGGCTGATTCTGCTGTGCGGATTCGGCCTGCTGGTGCTGTACAGCGCCAGCGGCCAGGACATGGCGATTATCGAGCGCCAGGTGATCCGGCTGGGGATCGCCTTTGCCGTGATGATTGCCGTCGCCCAGGTACCGCCCACCACGCTGCGCCGCTGGGCGCCCTGGCTGTTTGGCGCCGGCATTCTGATGCTGATCGCGGTGCTGGTGGTCGGCCAGGTGGGTAAGGGGGCACAACGCTGGCTAAATCTGGGGCTGTTCCGTTTTCAACCATCCGAACTGGTCAAACTGGCGGTGCCCATGATGATCGCCTGGTTCCTGGCCGAGAAATCCCTGCCACCCCGCTGGAACCGGCTGATGATTGCCGGCGTGATGATCCTGGTTCCGGTACTGCTGATCGCGCGACAACCGGACCTCGGCACCTCCCTGCTGGTGGCCAGCGCAGGCATCTTTGTACTGTTTCTGGCCGGACTCAGCTGGCGTTTTATTGGCGGCATGATTATCACCGCCATCCCCATCTCCTGGGTACTGTGGGAGTGGGGCATGCGGGACTACCAGCGCAACCGGGTGCTGACCTTCCTGAATCCGGAGCGGGATCCGCTCGGCACCGGCTACCATATCATTCAGTCCAAGATCGCTATCGGCTCCGGCGGACTGTACGGCAAGGGCTGGCTGAACGGCACCCAGTCCTATCTGGACTTCCTGCCGGAGGGCACCACCGATTTTATCTTCGCGGTGCTGGCGGAAGAGTTCGGTTTCATCGGCATACTGCTGTTACTGACACTCTACCTGGTGATTATCCTGCGCGGCCTCTATATCGCCGCCCAGGCCCAGGACACCTTCAGCCGCCTGCTCGGCGGGGCCGTTACCATGGTCTTTTTCGTCTACCTGTTTGTGAACACCGGCATGGTCAGCGGGATTCTGCCGGTGGTCGGTGTGCCGCTCCCCCTGATCAGCTATGGCGGCACATCACTGGTGACCATCATGGCCGGGTTCGGTATCCTGATGTCCATACATACCCATCGCAAGCTGCTGCCGACATGA
- the mrdA gene encoding penicillin-binding protein 2, giving the protein MYQTTLKDYLRESRLFRARAISASLIILLLLLLLLLRLAQLQIIDHTHFTTLSRDNRVKVEPLPPTRGLIYDRNGVILAQNIPTHSLEIIPERVKDLEWTLRELGKIITISDNDRKRFKRLKSHQRRFESIPIRVQLTDEEVARFAVNRHLFPGVDIRAKLLRQYPLKDVTAHILGYVGRINKKELQTIDNSSYSGTTHIGKNGIEKYYEETLHGQVGLQQVETNALGRVIRILESTPPVPGADLHLTLDSSLQRVAMDAFGEENGAAVAIDPQTGDILAMVSKPGFDPNLFVEGISSKEYNALQNSDAKPLFNRAIRGQYPPGSTVKPFIGLGGLENGVITATQKKYCPGFYQLPNHTHKYRDWKKGGHGAVDLYDSIIQSCDVYYYDLAHQMGIDMLADYLAPFGFGQKTGVDITGELGGLLPSREWKQRNRKQPWYPGETLITGIGQGYFLTTPLQLASATATLASRGTRLRPRLVKSIQFNGEPTPKEQPIHEQLQIVRQSEEHWDDIFEAMVQVVEGPRGTARRIRSEQYQIAGKTGTAQVFTIKQEETYDEEKLDKKMYDHALFVSFAPAEAPRIAVAVIVENGSHGGSVAAPIAKTIMDHYLLPGSN; this is encoded by the coding sequence ATGTACCAGACCACCCTGAAAGATTATCTGCGCGAGAGCCGTCTGTTCCGGGCACGGGCCATCAGCGCCAGCCTGATCATCCTGCTGCTGTTACTGCTTCTGCTGCTGCGCCTGGCCCAGTTGCAGATTATCGATCACACCCACTTCACCACCCTGTCCCGGGACAACCGGGTGAAGGTGGAACCGCTGCCGCCGACCCGTGGTCTGATCTACGACCGCAACGGCGTCATCCTGGCTCAGAACATACCCACACACAGCCTGGAGATCATCCCCGAGCGGGTCAAGGATCTGGAGTGGACGTTACGGGAGCTGGGCAAGATCATCACCATCAGCGACAACGACCGAAAGCGTTTCAAACGGCTGAAGAGTCATCAGCGCCGGTTTGAGAGCATCCCGATTCGTGTTCAGCTTACCGACGAGGAGGTGGCGCGCTTCGCTGTTAACCGCCACCTTTTCCCGGGGGTGGATATCCGTGCCAAACTGCTCCGGCAGTATCCTCTCAAGGACGTGACGGCACACATCCTCGGTTACGTCGGCCGGATCAACAAAAAGGAGTTGCAGACCATTGACAACTCCAGCTACTCCGGCACCACCCATATCGGTAAAAACGGTATTGAGAAATATTATGAGGAGACGCTGCACGGCCAGGTGGGGCTGCAACAGGTGGAGACCAACGCCCTGGGCCGGGTGATCCGCATACTGGAAAGCACGCCGCCGGTGCCGGGGGCCGACCTGCACCTGACCCTGGACTCATCCCTGCAGCGGGTGGCCATGGATGCGTTTGGCGAGGAGAACGGCGCGGCGGTGGCCATCGACCCGCAGACCGGGGATATTCTGGCCATGGTCAGCAAGCCGGGCTTCGATCCCAACCTGTTCGTGGAGGGGATCTCCTCCAAGGAGTACAACGCCCTGCAGAACTCCGACGCCAAACCGCTGTTTAATCGGGCCATCCGGGGGCAGTATCCCCCCGGCTCCACGGTAAAACCCTTCATCGGTCTGGGCGGACTGGAGAACGGCGTCATCACCGCCACGCAGAAAAAGTACTGCCCCGGCTTTTACCAGCTGCCGAACCATACCCACAAATACCGTGACTGGAAAAAAGGCGGCCACGGGGCGGTGGACCTGTATGACAGCATCATCCAGTCCTGCGATGTCTATTACTACGACCTGGCCCACCAGATGGGCATCGACATGCTGGCGGACTATCTGGCCCCGTTCGGGTTCGGCCAGAAGACCGGCGTCGACATCACCGGGGAACTGGGCGGACTGCTCCCATCCCGGGAGTGGAAACAGCGCAACAGGAAGCAGCCCTGGTACCCGGGCGAAACCCTCATTACCGGTATCGGCCAGGGTTACTTCCTGACCACGCCCCTGCAACTGGCCAGCGCCACCGCCACTCTGGCCAGCCGTGGCACCCGTCTACGCCCGCGCCTGGTCAAGTCGATCCAGTTCAACGGTGAGCCGACGCCGAAAGAGCAGCCAATCCACGAGCAGTTGCAGATTGTCCGGCAATCGGAGGAGCACTGGGACGATATTTTCGAGGCGATGGTGCAGGTGGTGGAGGGGCCACGGGGAACCGCCCGCCGCATCCGCAGCGAGCAGTACCAGATCGCCGGCAAAACCGGCACGGCGCAGGTATTCACCATTAAGCAGGAAGAGACTTACGACGAGGAGAAACTGGATAAGAAAATGTACGATCACGCTCTGTTTGTCTCCTTCGCGCCCGCCGAGGCGCCCCGCATCGCGGTTGCGGTGATCGTGGAGAACGGCAGCCACGGCGGCTCGGTGGCAGCACCCATCGCCAAGACTATCATGGATCACTACCTGCTCCCGGGATCAAACTGA
- the mreD gene encoding rod shape-determining protein MreD, translating into MTLTPRSGTTVIIVTFCIALLLTILPLPDWAQMLRPQWYTLVLIYWTMALPQRVGVGVGWLVGIVVDVLSGTLLGQHALPLALIAYITFELHQRIRLFPLWQQSLTILVLLLLEKLLSFWVIGAVGQPTPPLSYWTPPLVGMLLWPWIFIVLRDLRRKFQVS; encoded by the coding sequence ATGACCCTGACGCCGAGAAGCGGTACCACCGTCATCATTGTCACTTTCTGTATCGCCCTGCTACTGACTATCCTGCCGTTGCCGGACTGGGCCCAGATGCTGCGCCCCCAGTGGTACACGCTGGTATTGATCTACTGGACCATGGCCCTGCCGCAGCGGGTTGGCGTGGGGGTCGGCTGGCTGGTGGGTATCGTGGTGGATGTGCTGTCCGGCACCCTGCTGGGACAGCATGCCCTGCCACTGGCACTGATCGCCTATATCACCTTCGAGCTGCATCAGCGCATCCGCCTGTTCCCGCTCTGGCAGCAGTCCCTCACCATCCTGGTACTGCTGTTGCTGGAGAAGTTGCTCTCCTTCTGGGTCATTGGCGCCGTGGGTCAGCCCACACCGCCGCTCAGCTACTGGACGCCACCGCTGGTGGGCATGCTGCTGTGGCCCTGGATCTTCATTGTGCTGCGGGATCTGCGCCGTAAGTTCCAGGTCAGCTGA